The genomic region attgaaaaaataaatggaaaaaaattcgacAGTTTACTATAAAATTTGATAGTCTTTTTTACAGTAAAGTAGTTTTTGTTTATCCTTTCAACTCTTCTCCAAACATTTTCGTCAGTGTCACAGTTTAATTACCCTCACAGATACATTAGTAATTACATATCCATAGTGAAAACAATGTTCTTACCCGTCTAAACAATCGAAGGACAGATCTTTAGTTGGTTTAATTTGTAACTTAAATCAACGTACCTTGAGATTTAGAAAAGATTACGAacatcattttcaaaaaataattgggGCAATTGTCATAATGAAATTGGTTTTCATTTTGAACAATCGTTACTTGTTTGGCAAAAATTTAGGATGTAAAACTAAAAAGAATATTTGCTTCTGTTTGATTACACTAGTCACCCCCAACTCCATTTGTGCTTGTAGATTAACGCAACATTACGAGTATTATGCGTCTTCGGTTCTATAGAGCTTACGGGGCCGCTGCAGAAATTTATGTCGTTCAACTGTACATGCTCTATATCCCGTGCTTTCCCATTTACACGGTCGAGTAAACAGATTAGGTGTGCCCCAAACGTCGAAAATAATCGAAACGTATGAATAACGACCCTCGCGATAAAGTATCAGCCATTCAGGAGTTACTGTCGACGTTACGACGCCTTCGGGGACGATTCGGTCGttcaacaagaaaatgaagttTGCATGGTAATGTCAAGATCAATCATTACTTTTGAGAGTCTTCTGCATTATGCAATTCCGAGTGGAATTGGTGTTAATGGACaccaaataaacaaacaaatttatacTTTTAAGAATTTCTCTCCGATTTTAAAGATTAGGTCATTTTGTAGCATCTCTCAAAGTTATGGTCCTTCGAACCGGATAGTATTGTTTTGACAGGGACTTACATATCTTATTCCCGTTGCCGAGATTGACGTTATCGATTTGGTATTTAGCGGCCAAGGCCGCCAAGTGGTCCGTCTCGGCTTCGTCATCTTCtaaactggagtaacttccggtcgTCGCGTCCCCATCAGAAGAACCCTTGGACTGTTTGTCACCTCGACCCACCTCCACCTCTTCTTCCTCCTCCTCTTCCTGCAAAAACAAACCGCTTTGTACGAATCGTAATTAGTGAGCGACCAATTTGTTTGTCTGCAGGATCGTTAATTCATGAATTAATTTTCTCCCCGGGAGGTATCGCGGATCTATCATTAATTAGTTTTAGCAGTTGCAGTGCATGGCACGTGACATTTTCCGGGACGCTTTCAGATCCGATTAACGAGTTAAGACTTGGCAAGGGGAAGGTTCTTGCGGACACGAATCTAGGTCGTCTAAGACAACGATCAAAAAGTGTAATCGTACAGATGTTTTTtgggttttgttttgttcagtAACCGAAAAAATTTGTCGAGTGGAATTCGATTAGATCATTTCGCGAatcaaataaattcagaagaagaaaaaCGAGTGGACCATAAAGAGATGTTGTGAAGTATTCTCTCGGGTGTAGTTAATGTGTCGAGCAAGAATTTATTCTTCACGAGTAGAGTATAGTGTTAATGTATGCTAGACGTTCATGAAAGATTCATTTTGATtgcattcaaatttgaaaggtTGCCTTCCGACCGATCCTTTTACGTTTCGCAGGTTAGACGCCGCAAACAAGCCACAAACGCCTTTGACCCTTTCTGCAAAAGGTCAAAACCCCGCTCTATATTAATGCGGCGGAGTTTCGGCGAGTTTTCAGTCGAACTTTAATCCCGCTCCCGTTTCCCGTTCTCAATTGAAACAAAGGAAAGATTATCTAAATGGATCCCGCTAACCTCCTCCTGGCCGTCGCTGCTCTCCTCCGAGCTGCTGCTGCTGTCGGAATCCGAGCTGCTGGAGGACGAGCCGTTCTCCTCACTAGCGTCGTCTTCTCCGTCGCTGTCGTTGCTGCTGCCGTCCTCCGAAGCGGTCGCTGGGGGGTGGAAAACGTACAAAAGCTTTAGCCGGGCGACAATCGAGCTTATTATGCAAATGCGGGCGGTAACCGTTCGCCTGTACTTACTTTGCTGGAGCTTTTCCAGGATCAGCGGGTAGAACTCTTTGGCGGTGGCATTGTTCGGTTCGTATTGGAGTActgcgaaaaaaaaaagaagagaaaGAAAGGGGGAAAACCGATTGTGGGGGGATTATGGAGAttagaatttattaaattatgaaattgaaaGCGGTCTAAGCCGCAGCTTCGATACGGAAAAGataaatcaaatatttgtctTGGTTATTGGCAATTAAAATACTTACTCAGTTTGCAGTATTTCAGTGCTGTCACGTAATCTTTCATCATCACAGCCGATAGGAACTGAAATGAAAACACTGTGTTAGggatttttcaagaaaatggTGAAGATCAATTCTCCTGCAACTTCTTTAATAACACAgtgatttagaaaaaaattaaaatcagatTTATCATGTTGATGCTTTTGAACATCGATATTCAACTTGGaattaacataaaaatatatCTTTTTTTGTCTCTATACAAACGGTTGAAGTGGTTTTGTTTGTAACCGGAgttgaaacacttcaaatcctaggagttgaaatgtctacaggcggctcgaccgagtcaaatgtaaggtcatttgaagcatttcttACGACTTACTTATCATTAattactggcttcatgtatgtagaactcggaaaaaatatttaaaaaattctatttcaaaaaataaattgacatttcatttttgaggtacattttttttaactgcttttagtcttctactcggtcttctacgttgtcccacaacctcgtaggtaaaatttcggcacatttttaaaatacaccttgtatatcatattttataaaacgtacaccaatgcggttttcttgttttaaagtaaatttcctagaggttacttcgcattggcgtacgttttataaaatatgatatacagggtgtattttaaaaatatactgaaattttacctacgaggttgtggaacaacgttgaagactaaaagcaggtaaaaaaaaattacctcaaaaattaaatgtcaatttattttttgacatagaattttttaaatattttttctgagttctacatgaagccagtagctcgcggtTAAAGATTGGCAGGAAatttacctaacaccctgtataattctGAGTAGACAGTCTTTTTGTACTTGGCCCAGTTGCgatctcgacttcgtctcgtgttcaatctctgggcttagcacaaaaaacacttctactctttatgatataatctatttctttgttttgtttttgtgtggTTATCTTACTGTAGATGTACAATAAATGCAATAGTTCCCAATATATTTCTCTGCGAGGCACTTCCAAGCCAAAATCCATTGATCAGGATCCTTCCTGAAAAATTCTACTGGCAACCCCGTTTCTCTCATGACCTCTCTTCTACAATGGATTtccaaaacaacaacaaacaacTGGGCAAATACCGTTACagtgacattttaatttttcaattatttattactggcTGACCCTTGTTTTTGGCACACATTCACCTGGTTATGACCGTCCCTGTTTGTGCGCCGAAGTTTTGGGATGCCgcaaaattttcttattttacgATTATTCGGGTTTCGCTCGACTAATGAGACAATTTCAGTCGGTGAATATCAGGCAAATTGGTGCGACCTACACCGCCCCCGGTACAGCTGGTTTAATTAAATCCCGAGGCTTGAATGGGAGACATTCCGTGACAGATCGTTCGGTCTGCTTAATTGAAAGTAAATTAATATAGAATATTTTTAAGGTAGCAACACGACTTAATGTTTTGAATAGACCAAAAAACGATAAAATTCTTCAGGGGAGTTTTCGCAGCGTAATTAAATGCGAACTCCGCTTCGGGGCGAATTTGTTTTGAAGGGAGGAATGTGATTTAAGCGTCGACGTGAAGTTTGccggtaaaaaaaaatcagtttggGAACAATGCAGCAGGATGTTCTGGACGTTTTAGGCGGCTGGGGGTCTTTAAAACGATCCATTTATCCCGACTAGGCCATTAATCTTAAAATTGAAGCTGTGAAACAAtggatttttattgtttcggTTCGACACAATCATTATTTAAACCCGTctcataatattttttatcgttGGAAGACCAAAATCGTAGATATCCCATTGCGCAGGTGCCAATCAAATTTCTACAAAACTATGTCAATTGCATTTATACCACTTTGTAATAGTTGTTACAGACTTCTGTCGGGGTTTGTTCAACATTTCTCTAAGGGAAATTTTCATGAATTGTAAATGTAGCCGGATTTATAATAACTTCCAAATTGAAGATTAATTTCGTGGTAAACTATCATCAACAAAGTTGGGCAGATATTAATTGGATAGACCACAACGAAGTTTGATGATGGGACGTGCAACCCTCGACAACAATTATCTGAATCAAagtactgttttctcaatttagTTGTAgatcgtaaaatttttaacgGGCACAGTGGTTggatttgaaaaggttggaaaCCGGCGCGTGCTATCTGCcatacaatgcaaatatacaaaatgtacaatacaatcctgcttaaaatattgcctgccagtggtaaactaggatttataagccccgcaagatctttaacttaaagcaccataaaattttacgacctacaaccaaagtGAGCAAACAGTATTTCTTATTCGTTGCCAGGAATTGTCCATCAAATTTTTCAgccacgagccgccactggtaacttaattttgataaatctatCAATaatagttttgtttttgtgcgcatttttttaaatagttcaAAACGTCTACTAGATTAATGTGTCTGCAGTAAggagattaaatttaatctcaTTGGTATTACATACAgtcgaatgcaaaaaaaagtagacaGAAATAGTTTCCTGCAATTGTTTTTCCTCAAAATGTTATTGTATAAATGTGGCTTTTCTAATACGAGTATCGACAACTTATTctcactttttttttgcattcgacTGTAGACTTGACTTGGTTAAGTTTTGGCACTTGATGCTGTGAATATTAATGATTTTAGAAGAGATGCTCTTCTGGTTATTTATATGAGATGATTTCTGTAACTATATAATACTTTCTTACGATACAAGTACCGTGTGTGTCATTTTGCACCACTGCTAAAATCCAGACGATCACGATAAAAGCGGAAGAATTTTACCTTTGTTGACATTTTACCGCACAAGTGCGGTAAAGTATGTTATTATTATGCATGGATAATAAATAGATAAGAATAGTAgaggacatttttttatatccGAGTTGTAATATTTAAAAGAGTGTTAGGCTATAATAGTCTTCTCAACTGTGGTatagatattatttttttcactagtaGAACATTTATTCTTATTACTGaaccatttttatattcataaaaaaataaaaaattgatataaatgCTCGATATTAAATATCCGGGAAGATTTTAAATTCTACGTGATAATTGTAATGTAATCCATTTGGGGAAATTGAACATTTATGGGCAAAGGTCACGgtgcaataatttttgtaccaaaattaataaatgaaaaatactttcaacaatcaaattttaattttacttcaTCGTAAAAGTTTCATTTGTCGCTTTCACCTCGAAtaacagaaattttatttgttatttgccAGATCCTCCCATTTCCTTAGCTTTCTACAACTAAATTACTCCTACCGATTCCAGAAATTTGTTAAGAACGCAACGTTGACACAGACAGGGACGTAGAATGTTTCCATCGATCCCACTAAGTGGCAACTCGCAGCTTCTCCAGCCATAAAAATCCAACGTAACAAAACGGAAATTGCTCATTTCGAGTACGATTAATTAGACTTAAACTTCCTTTACAGTTTATGAAACCTATAATCCAGAAACTAGGGCAAACTTGTATAATAATTCCGAGATCAAAGATTCCAGGGAATCGGCAGCCAAGTGCAGTGTCACCCTTGCACTTGGCACCCATCCAAGCGCGACCCTTCCACGCTTTTTGCGAATAAAATTCATCCCTCACCTGCATTATCCAACATTTTGACGCGGCGACGTAATTCCGGCTTAAAGGGCGCACTTCCCCTAATGGGtttttttcgtacaaaaaCGGCGACTCGATTGGTTCgtttcataattaatttagCCCCTAATGAGCGGCGCTTTTCAAGTTGCACGTTGAATTTCCGCGGTGATAAAATTTTTTAGCCAAACTGTCCAATTTCCCGGAGCGACTCCCCCGTTTGATTACTTCCGGAGTGTAATCGCGTTCATCTCGCAACTACCGGGAAATAAAGTCCGGTCACTAAGTAGTGGAGCGAGACGAGACTCCTGATAAAAGCACGAGGCTACGGATTAAGAATGTACCATGGTAACGGAACTTTTAGGGTAATTCGTTTGGTGATGTTTTGGGAACAATTTGATTATTCCCGAGAGAAGTTAAGGGAAAGATTCGATGAAAGCCAACGTTACGAACGTGATACGACGAGTCGAATATTTGAGTGAGCTTTTCATTTCTGTTTTGCCAGAGTTGAATTGaattaattgaaaagaaaGAACTTATAGATTAGTATTGTtaagatatacagggtgttattgaaatgcgtggACAAATTTTAACCAGGCTTCAtatagaactcggaaaaaatatttaaaaaattctatgtcaaaaaataaaaatgacatttattttttgagctacaattttttaaaattgcttttagtcttttaCGTtatcccacaacctcgtaggtataatttcggcacattttaaaaatacaccctgtatatcatattttataaaatgtacgccaatttttcttcatagtcgtagaaaaagtatagtacaTATTCTATTCGCGGATAATGGCCATTACTCGCTCAGATGAATTACGCCACTCGCCTGCGGttcgtgacacaaaatcatcctaactgataatagccatcattatccgCTATAATACAATTTCTAATGATATAGTTGATACATTTAGACGTGATCGAGATTATTTTGCTCATTTTAGAAGCAATAGATGTAGAAATCTTCCAAGACAAGTTTCTTCCAAATTTTCTTCACACTTTAACTGATTATATTTTAAAGATTACTTCACTTACCTCTGCTAAAAACTCGGTTGGCGCCGAGATGCTCTCATCGGCGTCTGTGTACTCGCTCAGGTCCTCGTTACTGCTGGACGTCGGTTTCAGTAAACCGACATTCCCATTGTCCTCGGTAGTCATGGTCGTGAAGGTTCTGGAACAAAATGAGACGTATCTTGAAGAGCAGACGAGCTTCCGATATGTATTTGGGGGGATATGTTCGAGGGAGAGTTCACAATAAGGCCTTTATTGTTCAAGTtatcaaaaatcaatttgCCTCGGCTCACCGCTCCTATCGATATTAATAAAGATGCTATCCTATTTTCTTTGGGAAGGAGGTTTCTGCTGAGACGTACGAAATTGATATCTCTCGTGGATTATGTCAAAATGTGcgattttcgatttttcatgAAACTGATGAAATATGAAAAGTTCTCACAAGATGGATGAGCTTCAGAAACAGCAAAAACGAGAATAGTGCTATAAGTATAGAACTGTGTGTGGgttgtttataatttccaTAATTCCTTCCCTAGAGAATAAGATGCAGCTTGTGTATAAAGCACTTTTTTCTacaagtgggaagtttacacGCACGAGTGCAGTCTGTTATAATGTAAACAGGTAAAGAAGTACGTTATACACAAGTTGCgtacataacattttgcaccatCATTGTTTCTATAAATATGAATTAGGCAGCATTTACTTTCTACTGTCATTGTGAAACTTACATAACCACATTTAGCGtttcttttacaattattttcgtAGAATTATTGGATACCGTGGTGAaagtgataatgaaggactGCCAAATGTTTTACCAGAAATTacttttgtattttctttatttctgcAGCAAATTAGATAAAATTTGCTTAAACGCAAGTGTAGCAAAGTATGAAATATTCCACGCTACAAGAAAATGTCTACTTTCGACGCATAATATtgattaattcccacgtacatcaaacgtgcgtgttcagccaatcagagcgcttgctttcatccaatcaaaaatgtttatttcgataaaaacgtcctactactctgtcatctgtcaaaagtgattaaaattgcatgctacctattcctgtcagattctcaaattgtttttaatgattctttttaatttttaattttaaagtatgtattctggaattaatcttgccaaaaataacacgacctaattttttgtatctaataaatttcctaattttcacttaaacatttttgctttggacaattttactcgctgatatttgggcatttttattcaaaggcctaaccagaataaaaatgcccaaattcacattttttttaatggtggtgaaaaatagtatattatatgaCAGAGGAATGAAGTGCATCTTTTCATTGCGAGTGTAAGCTTGTtgcacgagcgcagcgaggacAATTATTACAGGAGGGACGAAAAGCACTGAATATGATGTACTGTTTCTGCATGATCTGATGCATTTAATCGTAAAACACTTTTTGCAAAAGGACAGTAAAACAAGGCGCACTAGATTTTTGTTCTTATTCAGAACACGAGTGAATGAAATGTAGCAGTCAACGTGTCATTATTCAATATAAGTAGGTGTATTGATTGCAACATATTGTAACTTTCaattttacattacattatTCATACTTTGACGTATTAATATCAACGTAACaatttcactgtcaataaattaACCTAAAGCCAGTTGTGTTTTCACTCTCAAGCGacaaaaagtgctacttttcTACAATTTTCTCCACGAttattaaagaatgaatgcattcttgttGGATATTCAATGAAAGAATGATATCAATTCCACGCCCCGTGTTAGAATATACTGAAATCCACGActgtcggccaatcacatCCCTCGTATATTCATTCTATCACGGGATTTCTATCAATCGGAtgcgtttgtaaacaatatGTGGCGCATCGCGCAGTAACCGCTAAACGAGGCACAATTTGAAttgtgaaatattaaaaatcaaattaaattcaattttcagagattgttttttcttggtatagtTGTGGAGAAAGTATAGTCTTCAACTCTCGTATcatggctattattcactcggatgattccaccactcgcctacggctcgtgttgcaattttcatcctcttgaataatagccatcataATACGCTCATTGAAGAATGTACTACTATTGtgctattaaaattaatattataatttttttccaatatggATGTTGCATTCGATGAAGAACTAATTTCAACTTCCTTATTCTGCAATCACTTTCGTTCTCTTTTATCTTTACATTTTGTATTAACtgaacaattaatttaattaaatttgatcgCGAAGATGGTTCCTAGTTCCTTTAAAAGAGAAACAAAGAATGAaagtacatactcgtatttacaTTGAGACGAGTTTTTTCTTTGCAAGGATCAAGGATCTGTGATTtggagtaaaataaaaatactggAAATGGGAACGActggaaaaatgttgatgTAATTACCGTCTGATAGAAGCAAGACCGATGGACACAGTTCCaccattttaatttcaccagtATTTAGTCGATTCATGaataaacaaatgaaattactGAAATATTCTGAATATTCATGAGGCTGATGCACACGCCCGTGAAAAAATTCATCATGTTGGCCGTTGAGCGTGAAATATGTTTAGCACCCTTCGTTATTAGCGCTGCTCCTTGgatgatttttttgcaaaaattccaaagaaGGTTGCGATTAAGTGACATGTTCACACAGTACCCGCGTGAAAATGGTGCATCTAAAGgtggattttatttaaaaggaTTATTAATCCAAGGCAATATCTGCCGAATTGCATCTTTTATAAcgttacaaaaattttcaaaaaatcattgAGAAGCTTGACCGATTTTAGAATGGGAAAGTTGTTCGTGATATGCTACTAAAacattaacaaaataatacaTTCTTATAATTGCATTACGATTAATTATTACTTCATTGTATACTGGGTGTTGTCCTCAAGAAATTATTCAAATGTTATTTGTTactatactgggtgccccaaaatcctcggaacaacttagcagtacgttgttgccattaaaatatcaggtaaaaatgttttaaaaaatcaatcttcttttttgtagaagatatggacctatttgttacactaaatgtggcaacatttgaaaatattctatgtatcccaatagtctgcaaatatgtatttcatttttgttgtatccatggaaataagaaaaaaaatcaaagccacgttgccatacgttatttgaggcaaaaccgacataaaattactacttggaaatgatggaaataatgaagaataatattgcaaacctgatcacaatcattGGGAGTTATTATTGCATTGGCttgtcaaaaacaaataatcaaaatctttcttaatatttaaaataaacgagatcaaagctgcaccttttgagcccccatatcttcaaatctagaagacagattttttaaaattattcttcTAATTCtctaacaaaatttaatttatttaaaaaaaaatttaatttgtattaaatttaatttaattaatttaatttaatttgcgtTGAGttagttgttccgcgaattttggggcacccagtatacctTCTAGGATTCCGATTTTTATCACAATGCTGGTAGGGTAGTTtacaaatctttttttttttggaaatgttGCCAAAATTTAATCTCATTGACGAAAAACATCgataaaacatgatattcaGATAGAAGGTTTGCTTTTcagattgtttaaaaaaatggaaaattttggGAAATTCTTTTTGAACATGCCTCTATTTTGTGTTCTGAATGAAATCCGCTATAAATtcacttttattttatcaaagatcccaaaacaaaatttatgacCACTAAAAACTTCATATTAAATTTCGTCCTGATCCTTGATAACAATGAAGATCTTGTTTTTTAAGACCTGTACATTGCTAACTTTCCTATAGAATCAGAGATTTTATTCTTGTGTTAGTGATACCttgtacatttaaaaaaaatatatatttttgaaaattttgtcgtttttctatcaaatataaaaaaaatcacattcttcactggtaaaacccattttacgaTGTATTCTGGAATAATTGTTGCTGTAAATTGTCTGTAAACTgtgaaatcgaaaagttgttttctaggttaacacaGCACaccgttgacgtttctttgacatttcaccaaaaaaatgtgcttaccagtggcgtcacgtttggcaataaagctggtaaattacttattcttacgaatgtaaaatgtggctcttgtttattttataaattttctccattatcagataacaataataaaatgcacaattataattccaacgtttaaaattcatgagatatgatttattgttattgtacTCTAATCCAGTTTGtgactattattattaaatctttcaattcATGACAGCAAACGATTTAGTGGACTAATAAAATACAGATGTGAATGTGGCATTCTTGGttctcccgccaaaattttcacgtcacaaatttaaaactaccTGCAATTTCTAGACCATTCTGTTTTTCATAACAATATACGTTTCTTAACTTTTAAGAACAAGCGAAAtctttaaaaaacacaatttaaaagaaacaaacatgtaattttgaaatgattgCTCTTTGCtaacattttttgataaactAGACATTGCTGCTAAACTCTAACGTGCAccatttttacatattttgttgcaacaaataaaaaaaatccatttatTAGGTTAAGGGGTGATTAATTCTCCGAGCAATCATCCCCTTTAAACCCGCTGTATTTCCCTATTCTAATTGCCTATAAAGATTTTCATTTCACTGCCGTCCCCGGAAAAAAGATTAATGAATTTCCATTCGAAAGGACTGCCTCCCCCTTTCAAATTATGCGTCGAAGATTACAAATCCGAATTCGGGATTCGAATCCCAACACTGCAATGCGTCCCTTGCAACCGACACACGCCAATCACCCAACCGGATCACATTCCAAGCCCTGACACCGGCTTTTcctcgtcaaaaaaaaatcattaaaaaccCAATCGTGCATTATTAACGTGCACTTGGATTCCGCCCCCAATTCCGATAGACTTCAAGTTACGACCGCTGCTGAAGACCCTCTGAATGTTTTGCTCCGGTATCGATTTCCCCGGAAAGCGCCGTcacctgaaaatttttcttgttcGGAGATAATCTCCCAAATTCCGGAGGGGGAATGGAGGAGTTGACGGCGTTGGCATTAATGTCCGGTCGGGTTGCAACTGCGATGCGGGCAACTCTCCTCCACTTCTAAATAACAAGTCCTCAGTTTCCTCCGGCCTCTCGTTAAGTCGGGGGGAAACTACCCTTCGTGACAGCCGCGGGAGGTTTCGCCCCGTCACTCGGACATTATCAAAGCAGATCTGCGAAACAGGGAAATGGGAAAATGATTTTGCTGGGGATGGTTGCACTGATGTTATTGCCTCCGGTGTACACCCAACTCAACTCCTAACGTCACTGAGTTTGGACATACCGGAAATATTTGTCTTCTGTGATGAACCATCCATCAACAAATTTTACTGATGCCAAAAATACATCAATAGAAATTTCTGTGTCCTCTACGGACACGTAATACatcttttttcttcaaataaagaGAAAGTTGATGCGTTTTGTGATAAAAGAATTCAAACTTGTCTCAATCAGTACCAACTGTGTAGAAATTGCATGATGGAGCACCGACTTAGCATTAGCC from Tenebrio molitor chromosome 8, icTenMoli1.1, whole genome shotgun sequence harbors:
- the LOC138136206 gene encoding uncharacterized protein, which produces MPRTDGPTVDLLSSSHKHPKILWPKTHVADDHPSVKNHRCRFPSQIKTRTFTTMTTEDNGNVGLLKPTSSSNEDLSEYTDADESISAPTEFLAEFLSAVMMKDYVTALKYCKLILQYEPNNATAKEFYPLILEKLQQTTASEDGSSNDSDGEDDASEENGSSSSSSDSDSSSSSEESSDGQEEEEEEEEEVEVGRGDKQSKGSSDGDATTGSYSSLEDDEAETDHLAALAAKYQIDNVNLGNGNKIYGTHLSPFDEHLSNGGNNALIVPGNHPPFGTSSDSESPTEPVSQQTVQMLRARVVPSKQ